catctgatcggtgatggatctgtattaacttagatatttcatacatgtcgtttgtattatctaatgtggttatgtttccatatatatatatatatatatatatataataaagtgtgtgaaatactttgtctaatcaaaatatctacttcgatgtttactttgcctattctttcgttttgaagaatatatggaaaatcctcaaatattatttggatcaatgacaaatcatgaagatatttgtgtgattgatagtggaacaacgcatgctatattcaaagatgagaaatacttttctcacttgcgtagaaaaaggggaaatattaatacaatttctggcaattcgaaattaattgaatgctccggaagagctactatatttctacctaaggggacgaaacttgttatagaagatgcactattctcttctagatccccaagaaacttgttgagtttcaaagatatccgccgtaatgggtatcacgttgagacattaaatgaaacaaatgatgaatatcttatcattacaaagaatgtctccggccagaaatatgttttggagaaattaccaactttgtcttctggcctgtactatgcagaaattagtacaatgggcacactcaatcgtaaaccagaagtttaacgattcaggaacttttgtgctttggcatgaccgaatgggtcatcctggatcaataatgatgagacgaattattgaaaattcaaaagggcatccacttaagaacctgaagattcttgaaagtagtgaattttcatgtgtcgcttgtcatcagggcaaattgataaccaggccatcaccaatgaaagttgacattgaatcccctgcttttctagatcgtatacatggggatatatgtggacctattcacccatcttgtgggtcatttagatattttatggttctaatagatgcgtcttcgagatggtctcatgtgtgcctcatatcgtctcgcaacctggcgtttgcgaaattattggcacaaataatacgcttaagggcacacttcccagattatcctataaaggctatacgtcttgataatgctggagaatttacatcccaagcttttgatgattattgtttatcagttgggataaaggttgaacatcctgtaccacatgttcatacccaaaatggccttgctgaatcatttattaagcgtgtgcaattgatagcaagaccattacttatgaaaacacggttgcctacaaccgtctagggtcatgctattttacatgcaacatctcttgttcgtcttagaccgactcattataataaatactccccgtcacaattagtatttggtcatgaaccaaatattgctcatcttcgaatctttggctgtgctgtatatgtgcctgtagcaccaccacaacgcactaagatgggcccccaaagaaggttaggaatatatattgggtttgaatcaccctccattattcgctatcttgagccattgacgggagatttattcactgcccgatttgcagattgtcgatttgatgaaacaagttttccacaattagggggagagagaaaaaaatcaaaagagaaattgcgtggagagttccatcactatctcattttgatccacgtacccctatatatgagcaggagatccagaagatcatccacttacagaaaatagcaaatcaaatgccagacggatttactgatttgaaaagaataactaagtcgcatatccctgcagagaatgtgcctattcgaattgatgttccaaagggacaatctactagtgtcatagcctctgaatctcatccacgcctgaagcgtggtaggccattgggctccaaggataaaaatccaagaaaaagaaatacaaacaataatcagaatgacactatgaaaggatctcatgaagagattcaagatctgattaattctgatattcctgaagaaatcagcaaacctgagacttcagtgagtgaagaactatatcgttcgaaaattgtggtgaatagtgtttttgcatataatgttgcactaaatattataaagggcagtgaggatcaggaacctcaatctgtcggagaatgtcgacgaagatatgattggccaaaatggcaagaagcaattcaatcagaattgaattcacttgctaaacgtgaggtttttggacctgtagtccaaacgcctaatggtgtaaaaccagttggtcacaaatggatctttgtacggaaaagaaatgagagaaatgaaattgtgtaatacaaagcacgccttgttgcacaaggattctctcaaagacccggcgtcgactatgaagaaacatattcaccagttatggatgctataacatttcgatacctcatgggtttagctgtctatgaaacccttgaaatacatcttatggatgtggttacagcttatctttatggttcacttgataatgaaatttatatgaaaattcctgaaggatataaaatgcctgaagcatttggtttaaagtctcgggaaatgtattcaatcagattacaaagatcattatatggtttaaaacaatcagggcgtatgtggtataatcgcctaagtgagtacttgataaatgaaggatatataaatgatgccatttgtccatgtgtttttattaagaaaacaaaatcagggttcattatacttgctgtttatgttgatgacataaacctcattggaactccagaagagctccaaaaggcgattgaatatttgaagaaagaatttgagatgaaagatctcggaaagacaaaactctgtcttggtcgcaaattgaacatttcgcataagggatctttatacatcaatctgcctatactgagaaagttttaaatcgattttacatggacaatgcgcatcctttaagtactcctatggttgttcgctcacttgaggtgagcaaagatccgttccgacctcaggaagaaaacgaagagctacttggtcctgaagtaccatatcttagtgcaataggtgcacttatgtatcttgttAATGCTACAatacctgacatagcattttctgttaatttgctagcaagatatagctcttctcctacacggaggcattggaacgggattaagcatatattgcgatatctgaagggaactagcgatatgggtatgttttatactaacaaaggtagtacagatcttgttggttatgcagatgcaggttatttatctgatccacataaagctcgatctcaaacgggctatctgtttacatgcggaggtactgctatatcatggcgatcgaccaagcagtccattgttgctacttcttcaaatcatgctgagataatcgctattcatgaagcaagtagagaatgtgtgtggttgagatcaatgatacatttcatcagagaaagatgtggcttgaagtgtgatacaaaaatacccacagtattatatgaagataatgctgcatgcatagctcaattaaaaggaggtttcataaaaggagatagaacaaagcacatttcaccaaagttatttttcacacatgatctccagaagaatggtgatattgatgtgcaacaaatccgttcaagtgacaatcctgcagatttgttcactaaatctttgccaacttcaactcttgagaagatgatattcaagattggaatgcgaagactccgacatctgaatcttggtcttcgtcagggggagtgaaatacgcgttgtactttttttttcttaaccaagttttgtcccattgggttttcttggtaaggtttttaatgaggcagctctcaaagcgtatttctagatatgtgcactctttttccttcattaggactttttcccacagggttttttttaataaggttttaacgaggtacatcatctattaatggacatccaagggggagtgttataaatatcccaaatagtggatatccattaagttataaatatcccaaaatatcccatgtcctgttgctcctataaataggatgcacagatgcaatgttgaaagagcagaagtaatataatctgatatctctctacatatttcttctatgtatttacttcatagtttttatTTCATAAAACGTTATCACCACGATGCTCGCGATGGGAGGGTGTGTTGTGaatgaagttcccacatcgctcgcacacgggattgtgtgcgtgcttataagcagggcctgaagcctttacttgtatacgCGGTTTAAAGCCGtaaggtgcgccaaagcggacaatatgtacaagcagtttataacacgttatcagcacgatgctcgcgatgagagggtgtgttgtgaacttgaagttcccacatcgctcgcacacgggattgtgtgcgtgcttataagcagggcctgaagcctttacttgtagacGCGATTAAAACCATGAGGAGCCTGAAGCTCCAAAGCGGACAATGTCTACAAGTAGGGCCCAGAAGGTCCCCCTCCCTgctagacgcgttttaaagccgtgaggtgcgccaaagcggacaatatctacaagATGTTTATAACAtaagcattttctgttaatttgatagcaagatatagctcaacaaggtgctttggcgtacgacaggtacgtgaccagtgcccttttcctccacatcggaagcaattattttctgaatttttcttttgcacaacttcatgcttttcatcctttcttttacactgctggtggtgaaaggtattatatggtgcaaaacgagaatcatgattaaaatttcttcctcgaccacgaccatgaccacgactggggccacgacctcttccacgcctagaatggcgaaaatttgcctcattcacttcagggaatggggcagtaccagtgggtcggctttcatgatttttcatcagtaattcattatgttgttcagccactagaagatgtgagattagatcagaatattttttgaacttcatctctcggtattgctgctgcaggagcatactcgaggcaggaaaagtggagaatgttttctccagcatatcatcatcagtaatattttcaccacataatttcagttgagaaataattttaaacattgtagaattatatgccttaacagatttaaaatcttgaaACCTTAattggagccaatcaaaacgtgcttgtggaagtatgaccatcttcaggtgatcatatctatctttcaggttattccacagcgtaagaggatTTTTAACCGTCAGATATTCCATttttaaattctcatcaagatgatggcggagaaatatcattgccttagcacggttttggtttgatgcctcatttttatctttgatggtgtcttccagacccatcgcattaaggtgaatctcggcatcaagaatccaagacatatagctattaccagatatatctaaggctacaaattcacgtctagaaagatttgccattagtaatggaaaacaaagaaatcaataccttcgaggcttgtaaagtatttgctcgagatgacagagtctcgtgctgataacgtgttataaacagcttgtagatattgtccgctttggcgcacctcacggctttaaaacgcgtctagcGGGGAGGGGGACCTTCTGGGCCCTACTTGTAGACATTGTTCGCTTTGGAGCTTCAGGCTCCTCACGGTTTTAATCGCgtctacaagtaaaggcttcaggccctgcttataaatacgctttgagagctgcctcattaaaaaccttaattaggactttttcccacaggttttttttttaataaggttttaacgaggtacatcatctattaatggacatccaagggagagtgttataaatataccaaatagtggatatccattaagttatatatatcccaaaatatctcaaaatatcccatgtcctgttgctcctataaataggatgcacagatgcaatgttgaaagagaagaagtaatataatctgatatctctctatatattctctctacatatttcttctgtgtatttacttcatagtttttatttcataaaaaagaacaataaaaataaaaatgtgtGCCATTTTGTGTAGTCTACTCCTATTTAATAATAACATCCAAAGGCAAAAAGAAGGTGCATGGGGATATAACTGCAAACGCTCTTTATCTGTTGACATATGTAATATTCAACTGAATTTCCCACCAAAAAGACACTGCTCTTCTCTCTACTACCTATTACTCCCTCTTTCCTAAGCAAATTTCAGCAACCACCGGCCACCGCCCTTCAAGAAACTTATCTCCGGTGCCCCAAAAGCTGTTCTTTTTCCTGATTTGTAATAAATATGGCAAAATCTTGGACTCTTTACGTGTCATATTTCGCCTTCTTGATGATACTAATTTCCTTGTCCGTTGCACAGTCTGATTCTTCTAACGAGAGTATGATATCCAACCCCACTTTCTTTTTTCAACATTTCTATAGCACTTGTACATTTCTTTAAGAAATTGACGGTTTCTTGTGAAATTCtgtatttttgtttgttttacaGGTCCAAGTTATATGAAGTTTGTATTCAATGCGACCGTGTTTCCATCTGAAGACTATTATGACTACATAGTTGTGGGGGGTGGCACAGCTGGCTGTCCACTAGCGGCGACATTATCGGAAAAGTTCAAAGTTCTACTTCTTGAAAGAGGTGGTGTTCCATATGGAAGACCTAATTTGATGACCCAAGAAGGGTTTCTAACTGCACTCACTGATATTGATGATTTTGAGTCCCCTGCACAAGCATTCACCTCTGAAGATGGTGTTCCAAATGCTCGAGGTCGAATTCTCGGAGGTAGTAGTGCAATTAATGCAGGTTTTTACAGTAGGGCTGATCAAGATTTTTATATTAGGTCGGGGGTTAATTGGGATTTAAAAGTAGTTAATCAATCTTATGAATGGGTTGAGAAGGCTATTGTGTTTAGGCCTGAACTCAAGAATTGGCAATCGGCTGTTAGAGATGGGTTAGTGGAAGCTGGTATTGATCCCTTTAATGGATTTAGTTTGGATCATGTTATTGGTACCAAGATTGGTGGGTCCACCTTTGATAGTTTGGGTCGTAGACATAGTGCTGCTGATCTTCTTAACTATGCAAATCCTACAAACATTAAGGTAGCTGTTTATGCTAGTGTAGAGAGGATTCTGTTAGCTCCAAACTCAGCTTATTCGCCATCTAAGCAGGCTGCTATTGGTGTGATTTTTCGTGACCAGTCGGGGCGTTATCACCACGCCATGTTGCGTGGAAAAGGTGAAGTTTTAGTATCTGCAGGAGCTCTTGGTAGTCCACAGTTGCTTCTCTTAAGTGGTGTTGGTTCAAGGCCTTACCTCTCTACATGGGGTATTCCGGTTGCTCATCATTTACCTTATGTGGGGAGGTTTCTGTTTGATAATCCAAGAAATGGGATTTCAATTGTGCCACCTATGCCACTGGAACACTCTTTAATTCAAGTTGTGGGGATCACTAATTCAGGGGCTTATTTGGAGGCTGCATCTAATGTAATTCCGTTTGCTTCCCCTGCTAACTCGGTTTTTGTCAGGACGTCACCTTCACCAGTTTATCTCACAGTGGCCACCCTTATGGAGAAGATTGTTGGACCGGTTTCTTCTGGCTCACTTAGACTGGCATCGACCGATGTTAGATTGAACCCTATTATTAGATTCAATTACTTTAGCAATCCAGGAGATGTAGAGAGGTGTGTCAATGGCACAAGAAAAATAGCAGATGTGTTGAGAACCAGAACAATGGAGATTTTCAAGTTTGATCAGTGGTTTGGTGGTAGGGATTTTAGGTATGTTGGCCCTGCTTTGCCTGTTGATGAGTCGAATGATGAGCTTATGAGAGAGTTCTGCCATCAGACAGTCAATACCATTTGGCACTATCACGGTGGCTGTGTTGTGGGGAAGGTAGTTGATCAAAATTTGAGAGTACTTGGCATTGATGGCCTCAGAGTTGTTGATGGTTCAATATTTAGTGTGTCGCCAGGGACCAATCCCCAGGCTACTCTTCTTATGCTTGGACGGTAGGTGTTTGCTAGTCTAAGTTTATAACTTGTCCTAATTTATCGTCTGGTGGAGAATTTGATAATTTGTGGTTTTCTGGTTGCAGGTATGTTGGTATGG
The nucleotide sequence above comes from Lycium barbarum isolate Lr01 chromosome 3, ASM1917538v2, whole genome shotgun sequence. Encoded proteins:
- the LOC132634393 gene encoding (R)-mandelonitrile lyase-like — protein: MAKSWTLYVSYFAFLMILISLSVAQSDSSNESPSYMKFVFNATVFPSEDYYDYIVVGGGTAGCPLAATLSEKFKVLLLERGGVPYGRPNLMTQEGFLTALTDIDDFESPAQAFTSEDGVPNARGRILGGSSAINAGFYSRADQDFYIRSGVNWDLKVVNQSYEWVEKAIVFRPELKNWQSAVRDGLVEAGIDPFNGFSLDHVIGTKIGGSTFDSLGRRHSAADLLNYANPTNIKVAVYASVERILLAPNSAYSPSKQAAIGVIFRDQSGRYHHAMLRGKGEVLVSAGALGSPQLLLLSGVGSRPYLSTWGIPVAHHLPYVGRFLFDNPRNGISIVPPMPLEHSLIQVVGITNSGAYLEAASNVIPFASPANSVFVRTSPSPVYLTVATLMEKIVGPVSSGSLRLASTDVRLNPIIRFNYFSNPGDVERCVNGTRKIADVLRTRTMEIFKFDQWFGGRDFRYVGPALPVDESNDELMREFCHQTVNTIWHYHGGCVVGKVVDQNLRVLGIDGLRVVDGSIFSVSPGTNPQATLLMLGRYVGMVMLRERFR